The Polyangium mundeleinium genome contains the following window.
CGGCCGGGTAGGTCGCATAAAGCAAGGCGGCCTTGCACGTATCGATGACCGATCCGCCGCCGACCGAGACGTACCCGTCGAACCGGCCTTCCGCGGCGAACCGCGCCGCCTCGGCGAACGAACGATCCGTCGGCTCGACGTGCACCGTGTCGTACACCACGACGTCCACGCCCGCGCGCCCGAGCGAGCGACGCGCCTCCGCGACGGGCGCGAGCTCTGCGAGCCGCGCATCCGTGAAGAGCGCGACGCGACGCAGGCCGAGCGCTGCGGCCTCCTCGCCGACCTCCGCGAGCGCGCCCGGTCCGAACGTGACAGCCGACGCGTCCATCGAGAACGCCGCGTCGCCGCCCTCGATCAGCGCATAACCGAGGCAATACCCCATCGCCTCAGATCCATTTCTCGCGGCGGTACCATTCGAGCGCGAGGCGCACGCCTTCCTGGACCTCGACCTTCGAGCGCCAGCCCGTCGCCTCGCGCAGCGCGTCGCTCTTGCACGTCCACGCCTCCTGCGCGCCCATCTTCGCCTTCTGCCGGTTGAAGAGGCGCGGCTTCTTGTCGAACCGCGTCGCGATCTCGCCGCCGAACGCCGCCACGTCGACGAGCATCTCCGGCAGATCCATGGTGAGCACGCGCCGGCCGCTCGCCTCGACGATCGCCCCCTGGAACCGCTCCCAGGTGACGGGGTCGTTGTCGCACACGAAAAACGCGCGGCCCTTCGCGCCGTCGTGCGCGGACGCGACGAGCGTCGCCGCGACGAGGTCGTCGACGTAGATGCCCGAGAACCAGCGCTTCTTGTTGCCGAAGAAGACGTTCCGGCCGCGCTCGACCTCGCGGAACAGGTTGAAGTAGTCGACGTCGCCCGGGCCGTACACGCCGCCGGGCCGCAGCACGGTCCAGGGGATCACGTCGCCCGCGCGCTCGACCACACGCTCGGCTTCGAGCTTGCTTTGCCCGTAGAACTCGATGGGGCGTGGCGCGTCCGTCTCGATGTGCGGGCGCGCCGCGCTCGAAGGGCCGTAACTCGCGAGCGAGCTGACGAGGACGAAGCGGCGCACCTCGGGGTGCTTCTTGCGCAGCGCTTCGAGCAGGTTCTCCGTGGGCATCACGTTCGCGCGCTGGAAGTCGGCGTACGCGACGCCCTTCGTCGCGCCCGCGACGTGCAGCACGTAGTCCGGCTTCTCCTCGCCGAACAAGCGTTCGAGGCCCGCGCGATCGTCGTACTCGACCTCGACCGAGCGCCCCTGCTTCGCCGGAGGCGAGCCGCGCCGCCGCAAGGAGACGACGTCCACGCCGCGCGAGGCGAGCGCGCCTTGCAAGCGCCCCCCGATGAAGCCACTCGCGCCCGTGAGGAGGACTTTTCCGGTTGAAATTCCGAGCTCTTCCACGTCGCCGCTTTGCCTCAACTGGCGCGGGGCGGCAAGAGCCGATCAGAGGAGCGTGAGCGTCTGCAGGATCTTGAAGGCCTCCTCGCACGCCGCGTCGGTCCGGCAGCGGGCCGTGAAGTGCAGATACCCGACATCGACGCCGCCGCCAAAGCTCCCCAAGCTCGGGAGGCAAAACGGCGGGCAGACGGCCTCTTCCTCGGAGAAGTGGACGGCGAAGGCTTGCGTGAATCCCTCGCCCGTCGCGTAGATATGGGCCGGATCCATCCACTGCGCGACCGCGTGGTACCTGCCGATTCGAACAGGCAAAGGAGGGCGCACGTCGGCGGTGACGAGGTCGGGGTCGGGGCGCGCGCTCTCTCGATCGAGGAGGAAATGCGCGCTGACATCATGCCGGTCGAGGTGGAGGATCGCGCCCGGGCCACAGGAGAGGCCGTTTTTGCTGGAGACCTCGACGTCGGGCGGCGCGAAGAACGTGAATTGCCGCGCGAAGGTTTGCCGGACCCAGGTCTCGGGCACGCCGCTCGGCGGGCGCTCGACGCAGTGGCCCCGCCGGCACATCGGGGAGGGCTGCGCGCTGCACACCTCGTACGTCGAAACGCACTTTGCTTCGAGCCACTCACGCGCGATGCGATCCGCGTCCTCGGTCGAGGCGTGTCGATTCTCGAACCGGAAGCAGCCGTCGAGGTCGTACCATTGCTCGCCGCGCAACGTGGTGCGGCAGTCGTTGTCGTGTGTGCAGGTGGAGGCGCGATCCATCGCGATCGCGTACTGATCCGCGAACTCCTTGCAGTACGCGGGAGGCCCGATCCGCGCCGCGGCCTTTTTCCGCGCCCTCGCCTCGGCCGCGGCCTGCGCGTCGGCCCGCGCCGCGAGCACGTGCACGTCATACGTGGCCTTCCCGACGCCGAGCGCAGCTCCAAACGCTGCCACCTGCAAGGCAAACGGCGCGATCTTTCGCAGGCGCCATCGCGAGAACGCCGCCCGCATCACGCCGGACACCACGGGCGAACCCGCGAACGCGATTCGTAGGACCTCGGACGCTCGATCCGCAGACGACGGCGCCTCCAGCGTCCACGGCGCGCCGCGCTCGCGATACCCCGCGGCCCCGGGCGCCTCCTCCGCCTGCACGATCCTCCCCGCGACGACGACCCGATCGCCGTGCGCGACCGAGCGCATGCGGAGCGGCCCTGCGGGGAGGGGATCACGAGCCCCGCACGCCGCGCGAATCCGCGTCGCCGTTTCCTTGGGCAGCACGTCGAGCGCGCCGTCCCGCGCCTCGCGTGATCCCGCCACGACCCGCGTTCTCCCGCGCAGATCCACCGTCCCGTCCCGCATCACGAGGCGGAGCCGGGGCGCTCGCGCATTCGCCGCGCAAAACGGGCCCGCGGCCGTGGCCGCCGCGGCGGGCGCGCCGTCCTCGAACCGGGCTCCCGGTTCGCCGACGACC
Protein-coding sequences here:
- a CDS encoding NAD-dependent epimerase/dehydratase family protein, producing MEELGISTGKVLLTGASGFIGGRLQGALASRGVDVVSLRRRGSPPAKQGRSVEVEYDDRAGLERLFGEEKPDYVLHVAGATKGVAYADFQRANVMPTENLLEALRKKHPEVRRFVLVSSLASYGPSSAARPHIETDAPRPIEFYGQSKLEAERVVERAGDVIPWTVLRPGGVYGPGDVDYFNLFREVERGRNVFFGNKKRWFSGIYVDDLVAATLVASAHDGAKGRAFFVCDNDPVTWERFQGAIVEASGRRVLTMDLPEMLVDVAAFGGEIATRFDKKPRLFNRQKAKMGAQEAWTCKSDALREATGWRSKVEVQEGVRLALEWYRREKWI